GGCGGCATAAAGCTGGGCTTGGAGTTTCTGTCGGCACACGGCCCCAAGGGTGTGGCGCAAGTCATGAAGGCTTCAGACTTACCGGTTTTCCTTGATGTGAAGTTTCATGACATCCCCAACACGGTCGCGGGTGCCGTGCGCGCTATTGCGGCCATTAAACCCTTTATGATCAACGTACATGCGAGTGGTGGTCGTGCCATGATGAGCGCCGCCGCTGAAGCCGCTGCCGAGGCCGCCTATGAGCATGTAACACCCCGTCCTTTGGTGATCGCCGTCACAGTGCTGACCAGCATCGGGGACGACGACCTGGAGGAGACAGGCGTGTCTGCCAGCGCGCCTGACCAGGTGCTCAGGCTTGCGGTCTTAGCCAAAGAGTCTGGGCTTGATGGCGTGGTATGCTCGGCACTGGAAGCCGCGCGCATCCGTGCAGAATGTGGCGCTAACTTCAAGCTCATTACGCCCGGTGTGCGTCCAGAGTGGGCGGTCGCCAACGATCAAAAGCGCATTATGACTCCTGAGAAAGCGCTTGCAGAAGGCGCAGACTATCTGGTGATCGGACGCCCAATCACAGCCGCGGACGATCCGTCTGCCGCCGCCCAGCGCATTGCCACAAGCCTCAACACGACTTCGAAGCCTGCGTGAGCCGATGACTGTTGCTGTCAAAATTTGTGGTCTTTCTGACCAAGAGTCGGTTGATGCGGCGATTGAAGGCGGTGCGGATTATCTTGGCTTTATGTTCTTCAAGCCCTCACCGCGAAATGTTTCAGCCGATCATGTGGCCCTGTTAACTGAAGACATTCCGGACGATGTTTTTAAAGTTGGGGTGTTTGTTAATCCGACCGACGCGGCTTTGGATCAGGTCCTGAGTCAACTCCGCCTGGATTATCTGCAACTCCACGGAGATGAATCCCCAGAGCGCATTGATGCCATCCGCCTGGCCTTTGGCCTGCCTGTGATAAAGGCCATCGGCGTTGCCGAGGCGCATGACGTCGTTCGCGCCTCCCAGTTCAATGCACATGCCGATATGCTGCTGTTTGATGCCAAGCCGCCTGCAGACGCGGACCGGCCTGGGGGCAATGCTGAGGCTTTTCAATGGGACCTTATGCCCAAATACCGTGGCGCGTTGCCCTGGCTTTTGGCGGGGGGATTAACCTCTGAGAACGTCGCGCGGGCTATAAAAACGGCTCATGCCCCAGGTGTGGATGTGTCCTCTGGCGTCGAGTCGGCCCCAGGCCAAAAAGACCCAGACCTGATTAGAACCTTCATTAAAGCCGCAAAAGGCCTCTAACGCGCTGTTTTGGGTTAGTTTTTTTTGCTCATCCGGGTGGGCTGCGTTATAAGTCCGGCCAATCTAAAGACCTATAAGTCTTAGGTCATTCACATAGCAGGATTAACGCATCATATGGCGGAAGCCCGGAACACGTATCGCAAAGGCCCAGATGAGGTTGGGCATTTTGGCCTTTTTGGCGGGCGCTATGTCGCTGAAACGCTGATGCCACTGATTCTTGAGGTCGAGCGCGCTTACGCCGCAGCGGCTTCAGACCCAACCTTTGCCGCTGAATTAGACTCATTTCGCACCCACTACGCCGGACGTCCAAGCCCGCTCTATTTTGCGGAACGCCTGACCGCGCATTATGGCGGTGCCAAAGTTTACTTTAAGCGCGACGAGCTCAATCACACGGGCTCGCACAAAATCAACAATTGCCTGGGCCAAATCCTGCTGGCCAAACGTATGGGCAAAACCCGGATCATCGCCGAAACCGGGGCCGGTCAGCACGGTGTGGCAACAGCGACGGTGTGCGCACGCTTTGGTTTGGACTGCGTTGTCTACATGGGTGCCAAAGATATCGAGCGCCAAAAGCCCAACGTCTTTCGCATGAATTTGCTAGGGGCCGATGTTCGAACCGTCGACAAGGGCTCTGCGACCCTCAAAGAAGCGATGAACGAAGCACTTAGGGATTGGGTCGCCAATGTTGATGACACGTACTATCTGATTGGCACAGCGGCGGGGCCACACCCTTACCCGACAATGGTGCGCGATTTCCAATCCGTGATTGGGGAAGAACTCAGAGATCAAATGCAAGCCGCTGAAGGCCGCCTGCCAGACACCTTGGTGGCGTGTATCGGCGGCGGCTCAAATGCTATTGGCTTATTCCACCCCTTCTTGGACGACGCGGATGTCCGCATGATTGGTGTTGAAGCCGCTGGCAAAGGTCTGGAGACGGGCGAGCACGCCGCCTCGATCTCGGGCGGCAATCCGGGCGTGCTCCACGGCAACCGCACCTTCCTGCTGCAGGAAGATGGTGGCCAGATCAAAGACGCGCACTCCATTTCTGCGGGATTGGATTATCCCGGCATTGGCCCCGAGCACGCGTGGCTCCATATGCAAGGCCGCGTGGATTATGTCTCTGCCACTGACAAAGAAGCGCTTGCCGCGTTTCAGCTCTGTTCAAAGTTGGAAGGGATCATTCCGGCACTGGAGCCAGCGCATGCGCTGTCTTATGTTCAGAAAATCGCCCCAGAACTGCCTGAAGACCATTTGATCGTCATGAACATGTGTGGTCGTGGCGATAAAGACGTCTTCACCGTGGCCGACGCGCTTGGCACGGAACTGGATGGCGCATCATGAGTGCATCCGTGACAGAAAGTCGGTTGACCCGGCGCTTTGCAAAACTCAAAGAACAAAACAGATCTGCTTTTGTGACCTTCATCACAGCCAATGATCCCAATCCAAGTTTCTTTCGCGAGGTGCTTGAGGGCTTGCCCACGGCTGGCGCTGATATCATTGAATTGGGTATGCCCTTTTCTGATCCGATGGCGGACGGCCCTTCCATCCAGCTGTCTTCTCAGCGTGCCCTAAAAGCGGGCGTGACCATTGATGACGTTCTCGATGCCGTGAAAGACATGCGTGACTGGGAAATGGATACGCCGGTTATTTTGATGGGCTATTACAATCCTATTTATCGGTATGGTCCGGAAGAGTTTTCGCGCGCGGCGGCTAATGCCGGAGTTGATGGTGTCATCATCGTTGATTTGCCACCGGAAGAGGCCGAGGAGCTGAACCAGCACCTCAGAGCCAATAACCTGCATATGATTTTTTTGGCTGCCCCAACAACCGATGAAACGCGTTTGCCACGCGTCCTCGATCACGCCAGCGGTTTCGTTTACTACGTTGCAGTCAAAGGTGTGACGGGTACCAAGTCAGCAGACATGGCCGAAGTCGGTCAACGGATCGCAGCCATGCGCAAACAAACCGATCTTCCGCTTGGTGTCGGCTTTGGTATTCGCACGGCCGCGCAGGCGGCTGAAGTGGCTGAATTTGCCGACGCCGTAGTGGTGGGGTCCGCCATTGTTGATATCATTGCAGAGGGGCTGGATGATCACGGTAAGCCTGAGGTTGGGCTTTCCACTCGCGTGCTGGATGCGGTCAAAGATTTGGCAGTTGGTGTTCGGTCTGCCCGTGGGGGTGAGGCTATTCCGGTGGCGGCTCAAGGAGCGCCCACATGAATTGGTTAACCAATTTTGTCCGGCCACGCATCAAGCGCTTGGTCCAACCGCGTGAAGCCCCAGACAATTTATGGCTCAAATGCCCTGGCTGCAGCGAGATGGTGTTTCACCGCGAACTCGAAAACAATCACCGCGTTTGTCCTCATTGCGATCATCACCTGCGCTTGGCCGTGAAGCAGCGTTTAGAGCTTTTATTTGATGATAAGAAATGGACAGAAATAGAACTGCCCTCTGTTCCGGTTGATCCACTCAAGTTTAAAGACCGCAAGAAGTACAGCGATCGTCTTAAAGATGCACAAAGCAAAACGGGCGCCAAGGATGCCATCGTTGTGGCTCATGGCACCATGGGTGGTGTGAACGTCGTCATAGCTGCCTTTGAATTTGGCTTTCTGGGTGGCTCTATGGGAACGGCCGTCGGTGAGGGGATTGTTGCGGCGGCTGAACTGGCTGTGCTGCAAGAAGCGCCGTTGATCGTCATTCCGTCATCTGGTGGCGCACGTATGCAGGAGGGGATTCTGTCCCTGATGCAGATGGCGCGCACGACTGTTGCGGTTGACCGCGTCCGTGAAAAAGGTCTGCCTTATGTCGTATTGCTCACCGACCCGACCACAGGTGGGGTGACGGCGTCATTTGCGATGCTGGGCGACATTCAGGTGGCTGAGCCAGGGGCTATTATTGGCTTCGCTGGCGCGCGCGTGATCGAGCAAACCATTCGCGAAACGTTGCCGGAAGGCTTTCAGCGCGCTGAATATCTGCTTGAGCACGGCATGGTTGATATGGTGGTGCATCGCGCTGACTTGCAGCGCACCCTCGCTCAGTTGCTCAGCTTGTTGCAGCACAAAGATCCTGCCGCCCCGTTGTTGCTGATGGATAAAGAGGATCGCAGCAAGCGCAAAGGCAAAACGCCGCAAGACCCGAAGCAAACCAAACTTCCTCCTGATCCTTCCGTGCCCGATGCCGAGTTGTTTGATGCTGTAGACGAAGATCAGTCAAAGAAATCCTGACACCCTCAATGCGCGTTGACCCTCCTGAATTGATTGCAGCGCTTGATCGCATCAAGTCTTTTCATCCTGTCGTTATTGATCTCTCTCTTGATCGTATTGAACGCTTACTGACTGACCTCGGCTCGCCCCATCTCAAGCTGCCACCGGTAGTGCATGTTGCCGGAACCAACGGTAAGGGCTCTGTCGTTGCGTTGATGCGGGCCGTTCTTGAAGCGTCTGGGTACAAAGTCCATGTCTATACGTCGCCGCATCTGGTTTCGTTTACAGAGCGCATCCGGCTGAGTGGTGATCTGATCGACTCCACGTTGTTGATTGAATTGATTGCCTACGTGGAATCGGTGAATGGCGATGCGCCCATTACGTTTTTCGAAATGATTACGGCAATCGCATATCAAGCGTTTGCTCAAATTCCCGCTGATGTGTTGTTGCTGGAAACGGGGTTGGGGGGACGTCTCGACGCCACCAATGTTGTGCCCAATCCGGCTGCAACAGTGCTCACTTCCATCGGCATGGATCATATGAGTTATCTTGGCAATACCCTGGGTGCTATCGCGTCTGAAAAAGCAGCCATCATGAAATTTGGCGCACCTTGCATCAGCGCCAGTCAAAGTCCTGAAGCCGCCCAGGTCATTTCTGACACGGCCCAGCAACGCGGCGTGGACGTGGCGTGGCAGGGGCAAGACTGGACCGTCGAGGAAGATCTTTTTGGGACCGTCCAATTCAACGATGGCGATACGCATTGGTCAATGCCAAGTCCGGCTCTGCCTGGGCCGCATCAAATTGGCAATCTCGGGGTGGCCTTGGCGACTCTCAACCGCTTGCCCTTTGCCATCCCGCCATTTGGGCTGCGCGCCGGCATGCGTCAAGTGGAATGGCCCGCCCGCTTACAACGCCTGAAAGACGGCCCGGTGGTGGCCCGCGCACCCAAGGGCTGGGATGTCTGGCTGGATGGCGGTCATAATCCACCGGCGGGAAAAGTTCTGTCAGACTGGCTGGCCGCTGATCCCGTGCCCACGGTTGTCATTTGCGGCATGATGGCCACCAAGGACGCACGCGGATTTTTCGCGCCATGGTCGTCGCAGGTTGAGGCGCTGGCAACAATCTCGATACCAGGGCATGAGAACTGTGCGTCATCACAAGATTTAGCTGATGCGGCTGACAGCGCTGGCATTGCTCGGATCATTCAGGCAGATGATGTGATGTCGGCTCTAGTGCATTTACAACCGCATTTAACCGGTCAGCGCGGTCGTATCCTGATTTGCGGCTCACTCTATCTGGCGGGTGAGATTCTTAAAGTCCACCGTTAATCAGCAAGCGCGACGACGCCAACCTCTAACAGTTTTGCCAGTTGCTTCCTGTGAATATGCTCAATGCGATGATTCAGGTGCGCCTGTACTTCGGGGCGTGACAAGGATCGTCCGCCCAGAATCACTTCGCCATCATCACTGCCGATCACTTTTGCCACCATCTTCACCGCACCGTCCCAGCCTTTTTCACAAATGGCCAGGAGCAACATGGCATCAATGTTACTCAGGTCAATAGCAGTCCCGGCGGCTGGCGCGGCGAGGGGGAGTCGCGGTAGCACCATGCCAAATTGTTTAACCAAACCGCGGTTAAAGGCGGTTCCGATCTGAATTTTTGGTTTGCCTTCAAACGCCACAGCATCTGTTTCCTGCGCAAAAGCAATAATTTCTCCACCGGCAGACAACAGGCGCGCGGCATCCACGCGTGTGGCCGCTGATATTGTGTCTAATCCTGGAATGTGTTCGAGCGATGCGATGCTCTTGGCGCCATTAGTGATCACATCTATCAGGCTGTCGAACGGCTCTCCCGCGTAAGAGATTTGCACGTCTCCAAAGGCGACTTCTTTGTCCATCTCCTCTGCGGTCACAAGCGAGCCGAAAATCAGGTCTTCGTTAATCTTTAGCCACTCGTCTTCGGTTTTGATCGGCTCGCCTTTGACCCACACATCGCGGCGAAAGGTTTCGTTGCGGATGAAATCCCGCTTGGCTTCCAATTCCGGGCGGCTGGTGATATTGCGAAAATCTTCGTACAGGTCAGGCGGAACCGACAGGTCAACCATGTTCAGGAACAGAGTCGCGCAACCGGCAAACTTCAGACCCGCTTTTTCCATGGTCTGCCGGACTTCGGCAAAATGAAACGCCCGCAGATTGGTATTAAAGTACTCGTGCGCCATGTAGCGCAGATCCAGCTTCTCAAGTTGTTCAACCGCTTCGGCTAACGCCGGGTGATCTCGAAAATACTTAGTGTTGGCGTTCTTCAGCTTTACCAACCACTTCAAGCCGGCCTCTGCCCGGTCCATGGAATTCATGTCATCGGGCGTCAGTGAGTAAATCATGTCGCGCATGGGCAGCTTGGTGGCCCACCCCGGCATAGCGTTGTAGCCCGTTAACAGAATGCCGCCCGGCTTCAACCGTTTCACAGCATCCTCAAGCAGCGCGCTTCGTGTGGCTTCATCGACCCACGACAACACGCCATGCATCACCGCAAAATCCAGGGGCGGAAGGTCTTTTTCTTCGAGTTGGGTAAAACTCTTACAGAGAAAAGATGTGTTTTGCAGGCCGCCCCTTAAGGACAGAGTTTCTGCTGTTCTGATGTGGGTGTTCAGGAAATCCACGCCATAAAACTGCGCGTGCGGATAACAGGCCGCCAGCACATTTGCCGTGACACCGTTGCCACAGCCGTAGTCGCACCAGGTAAAGGGCTCATCCAAGGGGCGCGGCCTGAAGCCATTGAAGGCACAGGTCAGGTTCATGTGCGCTGGCGCATGGTCTGGGTAATACTCGGCCACGTAGGCTGTATCTGTGACGTACCCGTCGCTCATAAAATCCCCATGATCTGCAGTTCAGAGCTCTGTTTTAGCCTGCCTGTCTTCTGGAATCAAAAGCCCTGCCACGGTGTACGCGGCAGGGCTTAGAATTTTGATGCCGTCTTCGCCCTTGATTAGATGGAAGACTCAACCCACTCCACCAGTTTACTCTTTGGCAGGGCACCGACTTTGGTTGCGGCCACTTCTCCATCTTTGAACAGGATCAAAGTGGGGATGCCACGCACGCCATACTTGGTGGGTGTGTCTGGATTATCGTCGATGTTTACTTTGGCGATGGTGACTTTCTCACCCATCTCCTTGTCCATTTCGTCAAGAATGGGGCCAATCTGTTTGCACGGGCCGCACCACTCAGCCCAGAAATCGACCAGCACTGGTCCATCGGCTTTAAGCACGTCGGACTCGAAGGAATCATCAGATACATGTTTCATGGAAACTCGTCCTTTTGGTTGAAGTCTGAAGCCTCAATAGGCCCTTTGATGTCTCAATCTAGGAACGCTGACAGTTTCGGTCAAGCAGTCCGGATCACACAGCACCATGAAGGCTGGCGCAAGCCACTCTGTGACGCCTGTTGATAACGTCCACAACGGGCCGTTTAGCTACGCCAGCGCAGTGTTGTCGGCTGAATGGGGTTCTGAAAAGGCCGGTTTTCCGCCTGTGCCAGCTGCCATTCCCGTTTTAGACGATAATACCAGCGAATTTGCCTGTCTGCGTCTTCCACCAGCATGGTTGTGGGCTTAAAAGCCTGGCCATCGCGCATGTCTTTCACGGCATTTGCATCTTGGCCTAAAAACCGGTTCGCGACCCACCGCACCAAGCCCCGCAGAGCCCCGCCACCGGGCACGTCCCAATACATGAAGTGGTGCACATCCGTGGTGTGTGCGTCTATCGGCGTGCAGGCCGTGAGCCCACAATAGGTCACCGTGCCGGTGGTGGCGTGCTCGATGCGCACACCCGGCAGGGTGTAGGTAATTTCGGTTTCCGGTGCGCCGCCTAAAAACAATCGATACGCGCGGGCATTGCCAGAGGCCGTGTGACGGTCCATGCGCCAGCCCAGCGGGGTGGGTGAAAAGGTCTTTTCCTTGTCGCGCACATCGCGATGTCCACGCCAGAGCGACGACGCATGCACGAACGCACCATGCGCGGGGTCCATCAATCCGGTGATGGCGAGGTCGCTGTTGCAGTCGAACGTTTTGCGCAGATGCAATTGGAAGCGGTGCCCAATATCCGGAACAGTAGGAATGTCTGACAGGTTTGCCGCTGATCCTTTAGTCCCAATGTAAATCCAGATGATGCTGTTTTGCTCCGCCACGGGGTAACTCTGTGTTCGCACATCACGCGCCTGTGGGCGTTGGCCGTCCTGCTGCGAGGGAATGGCAGTGCATTGGCCATTCGTTCCAAACCGCCAACCATGATAAGGGCATTCCACTTCGGTGCCGTCGAACGCCCCTCGGGACAATAATGTGCCCCGATGTGGGCACGTGTCTTGAAGGGCAAAGGCCACGCCCGCTTTATCCCGGCCAATCAGAACCGGTTGACCCAGTATAATGCGATGAAGGGTCTTGGCGGTTTTGAGGTCGCGGCTGGCGCAGGCCACATACCAAAAGCCTTTCAGATAGGCGTCATCTGGTGTTGCTGTATCAGGTGCAGCAGCTTTTAACTCTTCAGGCGAATGTGTCATGGCAGGATCGTGGCCATTACGAGCGGAAAATCAAGCCTGATCAATGGACACGCAGGTCTCGTCACAGGTCTAGTCATTGTCAGATTCGGCGCTCCAGGCCGCGTCTAACATAGCTTCGGGGAGTTCAGTGATGAATGGGCCGTCTGTCCACAGCAAGACGCAGCGTATGGTTTTGCTCGGATAAATCTCAGACAGGGCTGCGCGGTAGGCGGCCATTTGAAAACGATACGCCGGGTCAACGCCTTCCGTTGTTTGCGGCGGCGGGCGGTTGGTTTTGTAGTCCACAATGATGATCTCCCGCTCAGAAACCACCAAGCGGTCGACTTGACCGGAGAGGACATGGCCGTTTAACAAACCAGTCACTGGAACTTCTGCTTTAGAGCCTGTGCCAAACACCGCTGCGAAATCTGGATGGTTTATAACCGCTAAGGTTTCGTTTGTGATGGCTTCTACGGTGTCAGACTCTAACGACCATACTGGGCGCGATAGAAATGTTTGGCTGGCCGCCCGGCGCCGATCTGCTGGTAGGTCTGGTAAGCTTTGCAGCAGGCGGTGAATCAACAGACCACGTTGGAAGCGTTGCGTCGCATTTTGTGCAAGCGGCGGCGTAACCGTTGGTTCATCATGCGTGGGTCTTGAGGGGGCCAAGGGTTGCGGGGGGGCCGGTTCCCGGCGGGCTGGCTCTTCGGCAAATTCTGGAATCTCGGGAATTTCAGGGCTCGTGTCCGCGGGGGCGCCTTGGTTGTTAGGCTCTGCCGTCTGCGGGTCTGACAAGCGCAACACCGTGACGCCGCCAGTGTCCGAAGCCTTAACCGATCCTAGTCCTGTCTGTGCAAGAACCGGATCTGCAATCTCCTCAGCAATCGGCTTCAGCGCACTTTCGATCAACGCGTACCAACAGGCGCTGGAGGCGCTGCGGCTGGTGTTCCACCCGCAGACATACAAGCGGTCCTCGGCCCGGGTCATCGCCACGTACAACAGGCGCCGGTATTCACGATCTCGGCTGGCATCTGCTTCAGCTTTGGCGGCACTGGTCAGGCTGTCTCTTGAGGCTGCGCTGGGAGCCCACAACATCAGCGGTTTACCTGCGGCGTCTGTTGTCCAAAGCAGAGGGTCACCTTGGGTTGGGGTCTGCAAGGTATCGGGCATAAACACAATCGGAGCCTGCAACCCTTTGGCCCCGTGAACCGTCATAATGCGCACCGCGTCTCGATTGGCCTGTTCCAGATCCCGTTTCACTTCCAGTCGCCCGTGTTCGAGCCAGTGCAAAAATCCTTCAAGGCTTGGCGCATGGCGTCGTTCGTATTCCAAAGCCTGGGCCAGAAACTCATCAATGGGATCATCGGCATCCATCCCGAGGCGGCTGAGCAATTTTCTGCGTCCGTCATGGGCCGTCAGCACATGAGCAAACAACGCAAACGGCCCCAGAAAATCCGTCTGCGCTAAAATCTCAAACAGCGTGCGATGGGCTATACCAAAAACAGAATCCGCACCGGCATGTATGCTGAGCGCCTCCCACAAAGAGGGGTCTCCCCTGTTGTGTGCCAGCGCGAACAACTGGTCTTCATCCAGGCCGATGAGCGGGCTTTTTAAAACGCTGGCCAGAGTCAGATCATCTTGCGGCAGCAGTAAAAAGCGTCCCAAAGCGACCAGGTCCATGACTGCCATTTGCTCAATCAGGATCATACGATCGACCCCCGCGACAGGGATGGATAAGTCCTTTAAGGCCCGGACCAGATCCTCAACAAACCCGGTGCGGCGGCGCACCAGCACCAGCACGTCACCGGCATGAATCGGTCGTCCTTGTGAGGGCAATTCCTCTTTATTATTAATCATGGCTGCAATCCGTTGCGCCATGATGCGGGCCAGCCGGGCCTGCGCAGACTCGCCTTTAAGCCGTTCTATTGGCGGCTTCCACGGCGCAGGATCATCGGCCACATCCGGGTCCACGGGGGGCCAAAGCTCAACCAGGCCCGCGTGGCCTTGCCGCGCCGCCAAGTGAGTGAGCGTGTCTTCAGGTAGGCGGACGCCGTCCCGTGCGCTGTCTTGCGCAAACACGGCATCTACCGCACGCAGGACGGCTGTGGTCGAGCGGAAGGACACGCCCAGATCAACATCTGCCCACTCTAGGTTTGCTGCCTTTGTGCGCTCTGTAAAAAAGACGCGCATGCGGTCAAACCCATCCGGGTCAGCGCCCTGAAAGCTGTAGATCGACTGTTTGCGGTCGCCCACCGCAAAAACGGTGCGTACGGTTTCAGGAGACTTTTCATGTCGGCCTTCGCCCGCAAAAAATTCTTCCGTCAGCGATTGCACAACAGCCCATTGATCCGGGCTGGTGTCTTGCGCTTCATCAATCAAAAGGTGATCCAATCCGCCATCAAGCTTGAACAACACCCAAGCGGCCACGCCGGGGCGTTCCAGCAAGGCGCGTGTGTTTTGAATAAGATCGTCGTAATCGAGACGGGCAAACGCAGCTTTGCGTTTTTGATACTCAAACAGAAAAGCCTCGCCGAGCGTCAGCAAAGCCTCTGTCGCTTCGGCCACGTCTGCGGACCGAAGCTTATCGAACAGCTGAAGCAATCGCTCGGCTTCGTCATATAACGCCGTCACACTGTCTGGGTTGGCCTCCTCAATTTTCTTGGTTGCCAGCTTTGCCCGTATCGTTCCTGCGACGGTCAAAAACGCGAGCCCGTAGTCTGCAAGGGTTTCAACACGATCTTCCGCGCTTTTTGAAAGCCAGTCTGCCAGCGTTGCGGCACGTTCTTGGTCGGTTTTCGTTCCGCCGGAGAGGACTAAAACGGTCGCCCGCAGCGCATCGGCTTCAAAGGCTTGGTCCTCACAGGCAGCACGGCGAATAGACTCTGGGGTGTCGTCTTGGGATAAATCTAACGTCTTGCGCAGTGCTGATGCGGCGGTCACTAAATCACCATGCAGCGCAATAACCTGCGCAATCTTTGCGCGCGAAAAGGACACAGCCCGCATCAGATCAGGAAACATCTGTTCGTGGACGCGCCGGACAATGACCGACAACGCCCGCGCGAGTTGTTCATCGCTGCCCCGGTGCGCCCGCGTGATGACAGTCTCCTGTGCGGCGTCTAACAGGTCTGTGGCGTCCTGATCGGTCAGCAGGTCAAAGTGCGGGGCCAGGCCGGCTTCCAGGGGAAACCTTCGCAGCACCGACTGACAAAAGGCGTGAATGGTTTCAATCTTCATCCCGCCGGGTGTTTCAAGCACGCGGGCAAACAACCGCCGGGCTGTTGTGAGGTCTGTCTCCTCGGCCGTGCGGGCGAGCAGGCGCTCAACA
This genomic stretch from Rhodospirillaceae bacterium harbors:
- the pyrF gene encoding orotidine-5'-phosphate decarboxylase, with protein sequence MPSSDQKLRNPIFCAIDTPDLGLATTWAAKIGDHVGGIKLGLEFLSAHGPKGVAQVMKASDLPVFLDVKFHDIPNTVAGAVRAIAAIKPFMINVHASGGRAMMSAAAEAAAEAAYEHVTPRPLVIAVTVLTSIGDDDLEETGVSASAPDQVLRLAVLAKESGLDGVVCSALEAARIRAECGANFKLITPGVRPEWAVANDQKRIMTPEKALAEGADYLVIGRPITAADDPSAAAQRIATSLNTTSKPA
- a CDS encoding phosphoribosylanthranilate isomerase; its protein translation is MTVAVKICGLSDQESVDAAIEGGADYLGFMFFKPSPRNVSADHVALLTEDIPDDVFKVGVFVNPTDAALDQVLSQLRLDYLQLHGDESPERIDAIRLAFGLPVIKAIGVAEAHDVVRASQFNAHADMLLFDAKPPADADRPGGNAEAFQWDLMPKYRGALPWLLAGGLTSENVARAIKTAHAPGVDVSSGVESAPGQKDPDLIRTFIKAAKGL
- the trpB gene encoding tryptophan synthase subunit beta, which translates into the protein MAEARNTYRKGPDEVGHFGLFGGRYVAETLMPLILEVERAYAAAASDPTFAAELDSFRTHYAGRPSPLYFAERLTAHYGGAKVYFKRDELNHTGSHKINNCLGQILLAKRMGKTRIIAETGAGQHGVATATVCARFGLDCVVYMGAKDIERQKPNVFRMNLLGADVRTVDKGSATLKEAMNEALRDWVANVDDTYYLIGTAAGPHPYPTMVRDFQSVIGEELRDQMQAAEGRLPDTLVACIGGGSNAIGLFHPFLDDADVRMIGVEAAGKGLETGEHAASISGGNPGVLHGNRTFLLQEDGGQIKDAHSISAGLDYPGIGPEHAWLHMQGRVDYVSATDKEALAAFQLCSKLEGIIPALEPAHALSYVQKIAPELPEDHLIVMNMCGRGDKDVFTVADALGTELDGAS
- the trpA gene encoding tryptophan synthase subunit alpha, producing MSASVTESRLTRRFAKLKEQNRSAFVTFITANDPNPSFFREVLEGLPTAGADIIELGMPFSDPMADGPSIQLSSQRALKAGVTIDDVLDAVKDMRDWEMDTPVILMGYYNPIYRYGPEEFSRAAANAGVDGVIIVDLPPEEAEELNQHLRANNLHMIFLAAPTTDETRLPRVLDHASGFVYYVAVKGVTGTKSADMAEVGQRIAAMRKQTDLPLGVGFGIRTAAQAAEVAEFADAVVVGSAIVDIIAEGLDDHGKPEVGLSTRVLDAVKDLAVGVRSARGGEAIPVAAQGAPT
- the accD gene encoding acetyl-CoA carboxylase, carboxyltransferase subunit beta, which translates into the protein MNWLTNFVRPRIKRLVQPREAPDNLWLKCPGCSEMVFHRELENNHRVCPHCDHHLRLAVKQRLELLFDDKKWTEIELPSVPVDPLKFKDRKKYSDRLKDAQSKTGAKDAIVVAHGTMGGVNVVIAAFEFGFLGGSMGTAVGEGIVAAAELAVLQEAPLIVIPSSGGARMQEGILSLMQMARTTVAVDRVREKGLPYVVLLTDPTTGGVTASFAMLGDIQVAEPGAIIGFAGARVIEQTIRETLPEGFQRAEYLLEHGMVDMVVHRADLQRTLAQLLSLLQHKDPAAPLLLMDKEDRSKRKGKTPQDPKQTKLPPDPSVPDAELFDAVDEDQSKKS
- a CDS encoding folylpolyglutamate synthase/dihydrofolate synthase family protein, encoding MRVDPPELIAALDRIKSFHPVVIDLSLDRIERLLTDLGSPHLKLPPVVHVAGTNGKGSVVALMRAVLEASGYKVHVYTSPHLVSFTERIRLSGDLIDSTLLIELIAYVESVNGDAPITFFEMITAIAYQAFAQIPADVLLLETGLGGRLDATNVVPNPAATVLTSIGMDHMSYLGNTLGAIASEKAAIMKFGAPCISASQSPEAAQVISDTAQQRGVDVAWQGQDWTVEEDLFGTVQFNDGDTHWSMPSPALPGPHQIGNLGVALATLNRLPFAIPPFGLRAGMRQVEWPARLQRLKDGPVVARAPKGWDVWLDGGHNPPAGKVLSDWLAADPVPTVVICGMMATKDARGFFAPWSSQVEALATISIPGHENCASSQDLADAADSAGIARIIQADDVMSALVHLQPHLTGQRGRILICGSLYLAGEILKVHR
- a CDS encoding class I SAM-dependent methyltransferase; its protein translation is MSDGYVTDTAYVAEYYPDHAPAHMNLTCAFNGFRPRPLDEPFTWCDYGCGNGVTANVLAACYPHAQFYGVDFLNTHIRTAETLSLRGGLQNTSFLCKSFTQLEEKDLPPLDFAVMHGVLSWVDEATRSALLEDAVKRLKPGGILLTGYNAMPGWATKLPMRDMIYSLTPDDMNSMDRAEAGLKWLVKLKNANTKYFRDHPALAEAVEQLEKLDLRYMAHEYFNTNLRAFHFAEVRQTMEKAGLKFAGCATLFLNMVDLSVPPDLYEDFRNITSRPELEAKRDFIRNETFRRDVWVKGEPIKTEDEWLKINEDLIFGSLVTAEEMDKEVAFGDVQISYAGEPFDSLIDVITNGAKSIASLEHIPGLDTISAATRVDAARLLSAGGEIIAFAQETDAVAFEGKPKIQIGTAFNRGLVKQFGMVLPRLPLAAPAAGTAIDLSNIDAMLLLAICEKGWDGAVKMVAKVIGSDDGEVILGGRSLSRPEVQAHLNHRIEHIHRKQLAKLLEVGVVALAD
- the trxA gene encoding thioredoxin TrxA is translated as MKHVSDDSFESDVLKADGPVLVDFWAEWCGPCKQIGPILDEMDKEMGEKVTIAKVNIDDNPDTPTKYGVRGIPTLILFKDGEVAATKVGALPKSKLVEWVESSI
- a CDS encoding aromatic ring-hydroxylating dioxygenase subunit alpha, whose translation is MTHSPEELKAAAPDTATPDDAYLKGFWYVACASRDLKTAKTLHRIILGQPVLIGRDKAGVAFALQDTCPHRGTLLSRGAFDGTEVECPYHGWRFGTNGQCTAIPSQQDGQRPQARDVRTQSYPVAEQNSIIWIYIGTKGSAANLSDIPTVPDIGHRFQLHLRKTFDCNSDLAITGLMDPAHGAFVHASSLWRGHRDVRDKEKTFSPTPLGWRMDRHTASGNARAYRLFLGGAPETEITYTLPGVRIEHATTGTVTYCGLTACTPIDAHTTDVHHFMYWDVPGGGALRGLVRWVANRFLGQDANAVKDMRDGQAFKPTTMLVEDADRQIRWYYRLKREWQLAQAENRPFQNPIQPTTLRWRS